gttcctggcgttggcaacgccaacaactcctcttcttcttgcCCAGTTTGCTTCTTGGCGTTGCTGCCAAGCACTCCAATGTAgctccaagttagcaacgtgcatAGTTCTCACAGGAGACCACTTTCTTGCAAGGTTGTTTGTTCTCTTCCTGAAGAAAGGTTTCaatggcgttgccaacttgaatcccaagttagcaacgtgcatATTGTTATTCTTGAAAGAGTTGTTAGCCACTTGCTTGCTTCATTCTTGCTTCAATGctttcttgtttcatcacctatcattaacAAGGGAAATtgcttcaaagtcttaccaatcCATGCAATCAATTTCATAAGATTCCttcatactcatgcatttaTGTATTCCTTAGATCAtatgcatgaatttggctacaATCGACATGGTCCTTAGTATTCTCATGCATGAagacaaaactcataaaaatacttgtttatttagagaaaatgagtgaaactaaactaaaaccaactaaactaactagctaatatagcAAATATGCTATACCTTAGCACATGATCCTtaaacctttcttttctttgcttctcttttttttcatatttcttttatttcaattGAGCTCGAAATCTTGTCTTAAGGCGGCTCTTTagcataagctttcaatcaataatcccaaaccagttggtttaagTTGTTAAGTGTTGAGACACTCTTAAAGATTTACTAACTCAAGCCTCTCTCCTTAACACATTCAATCACAGGCATATaacattgaaattttatttggatagcggtgtccagcacctctttgggttgctaaATGTTCTGTTATAGAGCTACTCTTGATTGTGAGTTTTCAATcaataatcccgagttagttaactcaagttatcaggtgatgaagcacccctcgGATTTACTAGCCCAAGTATGTCCCTTAACATcaatcaccacagacacatatccaaattttgtcattgatgcctagcctttcattctttgttctttattttctttgttgtcAAGGTTATTTGTGCTTTTACTTCTAAAGTCTTGTAACCCTTAACCGACTAGTCTTGTATAAGCAAGCAtccttttgaatttcttgagcTCTGATTCGTCCACAATGAATGTATATATACTAGTACTTTTCTATGGGATAACATGATTCTTTTTAAGCTAGATTTCTCTCTGTTCTTGCTCAAACTACATCTTTTATTCCATTGAAAAGTGAAAGTACTTAAGACAAGCAACTATTCCAAACCTGTGAGTGGTGATGCATGGAATAggaaacataaaagaaaatgcatACAAGAGAGCAACCTAGAAGGTATACCATATTTCAGACATACatattctttatttaataaagcataaagaaaaacaaaggaacTTCACCACTTTTAGTCTTCATGTCCCTTTTTCTTTGCTCGATTCTCCTTGCTTTCCTTTGCCCTttggatcttctttctttttctttctcagttctccttgttgttttgttgttgagtccccctttggatcttctttctttttctttctcagttctccttgttgttttgttgttgaGTCCCCCTCTTCTCATTGCCATACTCCTGAGCTTATCATCGTTTCCTTTAGCCTCTGAGCATTGAATCTCACCCTTGCAAGTTCCTGCTCTTCAAATATCTTGCGAGCTTCATTAAAACTTTTGATTTGTGGGTTGAGTAATGGGGGTGCTCCACAAAGGTAACTGAGCTTTTCATGGGTGCATATATCATAGTTGAGTCTGTCCTTATGCCTGGCTTCCCTGAACATTCTGCTTTCATTGAATTCTCTGTGAAATGTATCATGTCTAGCATCCAACCTATGGAGAAGCTCCCTTTGCTGAGCTTGCTCTTTTCTTAGTTGAGCTTGTTCTTGTATTACTTTCTCCATGGCTTTTTCATATTCAGCAGTTGaattgttgatggcttcatgCATCTTGGCATATTGTTCTTGTTGTAGTTCCATCATGTGTGTTTGGTATTCATTTTGTTGGCTCATCCATTGAACTTGAACCCCTCTTTGAACCCCTCTTTGTTGATCCATCAACTGCCAAAGGTTACTTTGTTGCTgagcttgttcctcttggcttcttTGAATTTGTGAATATTGCCCAGAGATTCCTTCCAAGGCGGCTTGGAGTTGATTCATCTTTAAGGTATGGGATTCTTCCATTTCTTGAGGCTCCTCTTATTGTCTtgcttctttccttttcttccttcttgctAAAGGTTGCCTTTCCAATTGGGTTGTGGTGACAAATTCCAACCTTTCCCTGGTGAGAGGTTTTCCAATAGAGACCACATCagtttcttcaaattcttccAAAGGCACTCCAGCTTCTTCACATAAGCGCAGAATGGAATTATTTGAAGTGGAGATCAATGATCTCCTCACTATGTCATGCCATCCTTTTGCTTGAGGTATGAGATCACCTCTCCGAAGTTTGAGTGGTTGTCCTTGTGAATCCAACACCCAATCCATGCCTACTCTGTATAAGTCACTTAACACATCCATATATCTTGGATCATTTTCAACCCTTTCCTCATAGCTAGCTTGTTTGAACCGTTTTGGTTTGACCTTTAGCACCCTGTTGATGGCGTTTGGACTAAAGTCAACAGTCACTCCTCTTACATAGCTCATGTACGGCTCTTCATCCTCAAATTCTCTTATCACATTAGTGTAGAACTCATGAATGAGAAGCATGCTCACTTCTTGAGGTTGGTTACAAAGAAGCTCCCATCCCCTCTTCCTGATTATCTTTTGTATCTCAGAGTATTCCTCCTTTCTTAGCTTGAAAGGTAACTCTGGAACAACATCTTTGCCTGACATCCAACTAAATATGCACTcattgtgtttggatttgaatCTTCTTCGATCAAAGGTGTTTTGTCCTTCATCTTCTATGGGTTGCTTGTCCCTCCTATCTCTTGATGATGAGGCCATTGAGATTCACTTGCAAGGGTCGAAtctcccacaccaaacttagatgaatgcttgtcctcaagcataaAGAAATTCGGCTGATGAAATGGGGTGATGGAGACGTATAAATATGAGTGAGGATAAAGTGAGGTTTGATGAGTATGGTTGAAGTATTTAAAGTGATGTTTGTGGTGGGGGCATGGTTAAGTGATGGTTCGGTCATAGCATGGGGAGCATGCTTCTTCGTGCCCAATGCATGTTGAGTTGCTTTTTTCCAATGCACAAAGTTCAAGACTCATGTGACTTCCTCTTCCTTGTGTCCGTGACTTCTCTTCTAAGATTTCCCATTACTTCTTTCTTTCACTTCCCTGCAacaaaattccaaaatcttgAGATTCTTAAAGTGACCTTACTAGCTAGCAACTTATGATGATATTCTTATGTAAAGTTGACTaggcaaaaattaaaatttatgaattgATTCCCTATTCTACACCAACGACTACACTCTCTTACTTTTTCTAGCATCACTCATGTATgtgaagacaccaaacttagtttatGACTAAGTGTTCTATGGAGTTAACATTTTCCACCTACTCCAAAgatggccacaccaaacttagtgtctTACCTACATTGTATgctattttaatcttttttttcttctttttttttaaagtatataATGAAATCTCTTATTTTTGACTTCtaaagcatgaaaataaaagagaactcctgtgcatgggttgcctcccatgaagcgcttgtttattgtccttagcttGACAATGCAACTTCCTTGCTCATGTTAGCATTTGCACactctcttccttgctccaGGGGCCACCAAGATAATGCTTCACCCTATGTCCATTGGCTGTGAAGGTCTGTTTTGAGGCTTCATCAAATAATTCTACATAGCCATGAGGGGATACTTTGGTGATGGTGTATGGACCAGTTCATCTAGACCTCAGCTTCCCAGGAAAAACCTTCAATCTCGAGTTGAATAGCAACACCTTTTGGCCTGGTTCGAATGTTCTTTGGGAGATcctcttgtcatgccacttttttGCTCTTTCTTTGTATATTCTGGCGTTTTCATATGCCTCCAATTTGAACTCCTCCAATTCATTGAGTTGTAGCAACCTCTTTTCTTCTGCTGCTTGAGCATCTAAATTCAGAAGTTTGGTAGCCCAAAAGGCCTTatgttcaagctctacaggtaggtggcatgcctttccatacaccagctgaAATGGAGACTTTCCTATGGGtgtcttgaaggctgtcctgtatgcccaaagtgcatcatccagcttcctaacccaatcctttcttgttgcCCCCACAGTTTTCTCCAAAATCCTCTTTAGCTCTCTATTGGCAagttcagcttgtccattggtTTGTGGGTGATACGGTGTGGCCACTTTGTGAGTaactccatatttgtggagtAGAGAATTTAATTGCTTGTTGCAGAAGTGGCTTCCCCCATCACTTATAAGTCCTTTGGGCACTCCAAATCTTGTGAAGATGTTCTTCTTTAGGAATTGCAAGACCACGTTGGTATCACATGTGGTGGTGgctattgcttctacccattttgagacatactccactgctacTAAAATGTATTTAAATGTGTAGGATGgagggaaaggtcccatgaagtctatTCCCCACAGATCAAAGAGTTCCACTTCCAAAATGAACTTCTGAggcatctcatttttctttgacaAACCCCCTATTCTTTGACATTCATTGCAATGGCTCACAAAATCtctagcatccttgaagattgaAGGCCAGTAGAAACCACTTTGAAGTACCTTTGCAGCTGTTTTTTCAGCCCCAAAAtgaccaccataacttgagttgtGACAATGCCATAGTATGTTCTTCATCTCACCCTCTGACACACATCTTCTTATCATTCCATCTGGGCATCTTTTGAACAGAAATGGTTCATCCCAGAAGAAGAAATTAGCCTCATGCAGCAGCTTCTTAACTTGTTGTTTTGTGTACTCTTGTGGAATGATTCTTTCTACCTTGTAGTTGGccatgtctgcaaaccaagggACGTGTTGAATTTGCAAGAGGTGCTCATCTGAAAATTCTTCATTTATTGATTGAAGGTTGTCTTGGCATGCGTCTTGTGGTAGCCTTGATAAGTGGTCAGCAACTTGATTTTCATTGCCCTTCCTATCTTTtatctcaatgtcaaactcttgcagGAGTAGTACCCATCTGATTAGCCTTGGTTTGGCATCCTATTTTGACATAAGATACTTAAGagcagtgatgagcggataatttatacgctttttggcattgttttcatatagtttttagtaagtttgagctacttttagggatgttttcattagtttttatgttaaattcacatttctggactttactatgagtctgtgtgtttttctgtgatttcaggtaaattctgactgaaattgagggatttgagcaaaactctgaagaaggctaacaaaaggactgctgatgctgttggattctgacctccctgcactcgaaatggattttctggagctacagaactccaattggcgcgctctcaacggcgttggaaagtagacatccagagctttccagcaatatataatagtccatactttattcgaagaatgacgacgtaacttggcgttgaacgccaagttcaagctgctgtctggagttaaacgccagaaaaacgtcataatccggagttgaacgcccaaaacacatcataacatggagttcaactccaagaaaagcctcagctcgtggatagatcaagctcagcccaaacacacaccaagtgggccccggaagtggatttacgcatcaattacttactcatgtaaaccctagaagctagtctagtatatataggacatttatctattgtattagacatcctggagtgtattttgaatcctgtgatcacgttagaGAGGGCTNNNNNNNNNNNNNNNNNNNNNNNNNNNNNNNNNNNNNNNNNNNNNNNNNNNNNNNNNNNNNNNNNNNNNNNNNNNNNNNNNNNNNNNNNNNNNNNNNNNNNNNNNNNNNNNNNNNNNNNNNNNNNNNNNNNNNNNNNNNNNNNNNNNNNNNNNNNNNNNNNNNNNNNNNNNNNNNNNNNNNNNNNNNNNNNNNNNNNNNNNNNNNNNNNNNNNNNNNNNNNNNNNNNNNNNNNNNNNNNNNNNNNNNNNNNNNNNNNNNNNNNNNNNNNNNNNNNNNNNNNNNNNNNNNNNNNNNNNNNNNNNNNNNNNNNNNNNNNNNNNNNNNNNNNNNNNNNNNNNNNNNNNNNNNNNNNNNNNNNNNNNNNNNNNNNNNNNNNNNNNNNNNNNNNNNNNNNNNNNNNNNNNNNNNNNNNNNNNNNNNNNNNNNNNNNNNNNNNNNNNNNNNNNatcagccatgggtgatgcctccagactggttagctgtgcgagtgacagccgcacaggttatttccccgtgaggaatgaaagtagccacagttgatggtgaacccctatacaaagcttgccatggaaaggagtaagaaggattgagtagaagaagtaggagagcaggcgtccaagagctctacagcatctccatccgcttatctgaaattcccaccaatgaatctgcataagtgttctatcccttttattatttatttctttttattattcctaTCCTCAAACCcataaataatgtttaatttgcctgactgagatttacaaggtgaccatagcttgcttcataccaacaatctctgtggattcgacccttactcacgtaaggttattacttggacgacccagtacacttgctggttagttgaacgagattgtgaagaaaataaacaatgccctcagagtatacatcttttataaatccaattacaagaaaaaagggaatcacaatttcgtccaccaagcagcatggtcagtatataCTAAAACTTTAGATCCAATTAAATAttgtctaaacttatcaaaagcatACACCACAGCTAGTAGCTCTTTCTCTGTTGTGGTGCAGTTTTTTTGAGCTTCATTCAATACCTTACTTGCATAGTAGATAACATaaagcttctttttcttcatctgccccaacacagcaccaattgcaaggtTACTTGCATCACACACGAGTTCAAAAGGCAGTCCCCAACttgggggtgtgatgattggtgctgtggtgAGCTTAGCCTTTAGAGTTTCAAAGGCATGTTTACATTCATCATCAAAGAGAAAAGGATTGTTGACCACCAGCAAATTGCTTAGTGGttttgctattttggaaaaatctttgatgaatctcctATAGAATCCAGCATGCCCTAAGAAGCTTCTAACGGCTTTCACACTAGTTGGCAAAGgaagtttttctataatttctacttttgccttgtcaacttctatcccctttcttgaaattttgtgaccaagaacaatgccttcgggtaccatgaaatggcatttctcccaatttaaaaccaaattggtttcttggcaccttttcaagacTAGGGTAAGATGGTGCAAGAAAGCATTGAAAGAATCACCAAAgacagaaaaatcatccataaagacttcaataaatttttctaccatgtctgagaagattgatagcatgcatctttgaaaggtaGCTGGGGCATTACAcagtccaaatggcattctcctATATGCAAAGACTCCAAAGGGACAGGTAAAGGAGGTCTTCTCTTGATCCATGGGGTCAACCACTATCTGGTTATACCCAGAATATCCATTAAGAAAACAGTAATAAGCATGGCCagccaacctttcaagcatctggtcaATGAAAGGGAGAGGAAAGTGATCCTttcgtgtggcatcattcagcctCCTATAATCTATGCACATCCTCTACCCTGTCACCGTTCGTGTtggaataagctcattcttctcattaacgATGACAGTCATTCCCCCTTTCTTAGGTACTACTTGCACTGGACTGACCCATGGGCTGTCAGATATAGGGTAGATGATCCCAGCTTTACACAACTTTAGGACTTCCTTTTGAACAACCTCCTTCATtgtgggattcaatcttctttgaggTTGTACCACTGGTTTGGAATTATCCTCCAAGagtatcttgtgcatgcatatggcagggcttatgcctttcaagtcatcaatggtccatcccaATGCCTCTTTGTGAGCTTTCAATACTACAAggagcttttcttcttcctctacacTCAATGTagaattgatgatcactgggaagCTGTCCTTTTCACCAAGGAATGCATACTTAAGATGAGGGAGTAGTGGTTTCAACAATTATTGTGGTGCCTTTTCTTCCTTAGCTTCACTTGGTTCCTCTAGTGCTTCCAATTTGTTCTCTTCTTGTTCTTGGATGTCCTGGACTTCCTCCTATTTCACTTAATGGTTTGTTTCAAGTACTTCTTCAACCAAAGAATCCACCACATCAATCCTCATGCAACTCTCTTTCTCAACGGGGTGTTGCATTGCCTTGAAGACATTTATGGTCATTTGCTCATCATGTACTCTGAAAATCATCTCTCCCTTCTCCACATCAATTATTGTTCTAGCTGTAgccaaaaagggtctaccaagaatGACTGAGTTGTTCCCCTCTTCATCCATATATAGGACTACAAAATCAGCTGGGAATATAAAGTTTCCCACTTTCACCAAGAGGTTCTCAACTACTCCATTTGGTATTTTGATGGATCTGTCAGCAAGTTGGAGTGACATCCTTGTGGGTTTAAGCTCTTCaatcatcattttcttcatcaTGGTAAGGGGCATTAAGTTAATgcttgctcccaggtcacaAAGTAATTTGTCAATGGCCATGCTCCCAATCGTGCAGGGTATGAGGAAGCTGCCAGGATCTTTGAGTTTTGGTGGTAGCCCTTTTTGAATGATGGCACTGCACTCTTGAGTGAGAATcactgtttctttttcttgccaacttctcttcttggtgatcAATTCCTTAAGGAACTTTGCATATAATGGCATTTGTTCCAGAGCTTCTACCAATGGGATGTTGATTTCgagtttcttgaagatttctaagAACCTTGGGAATTGTTGGTCCTTTGCTCCTTTATGTATCCTAGTTGGGTATGGAAGCTTGGGTACATAAGCTTTTACtccttcatttttgttttcttgttgtAACTTTACATTCTCCTTGTTATCATGGTTGCTTTCTTGACTGGGTGGTTTGCCTTGTGGTTTGACAGCCTCTTTGCTTTTTTTAGATGTTGAAGCCTTTTCTTCATCTTGCCTTTCCACTTGTTTTTCCACTGTGTCTTGCTCTTTGGGTTTCATTGCTTCTTTATTCGAACTTTCTCCAACTACCTTGCCACTCCTCAACTGTAGAGCTTTACATTCCTCTCTCGGGTTGGGTATTGTATCACTTGGGAGAACATTGGTTGGTCGCTCAGCTTGTTTGGCTAATTGTCCCACTTGTCGCTCAATACTCTTCATGGTGGCCTCATGTTCCTTTTGTCCCTTGATTAAGGCTTGAGTGGTTTGAGCAAGTGCTTGCAAGGTTGCTTCAAAATTTGAGATTCTGGTCTCATGATGGTCAATTGGGGATATGATGGGGGTTGAAATGATGGGGGTTGATTgttgttggaagttgttgggTGGATTAGTGTGGTAATTTTGTGAGTTAGATGTTGGTACAGGAAAGTTGTTTTGGTGAGTTTGTGAATTATTATGAGGTGGTTGatatgtgttttgtgtttttctatattgGTTAGTGTTGGTGGCATGGTGATTTTGGTTATTTGTGTTACGATTgtggttgtggttgttgttCTTTTGCCAATGGTTTTCACCCCACTTTAGATTGGGATGATTTTTCCAGGATGGGTTGTATGTATTGCCATTAAATTCATCCTGAGAATTTGAAGTGTTCTGCATGTACTGG
The genomic region above belongs to Arachis duranensis cultivar V14167 chromosome 3, aradu.V14167.gnm2.J7QH, whole genome shotgun sequence and contains:
- the LOC107479733 gene encoding uncharacterized protein LOC107479733 yields the protein MEGESLYEAWERYKALMRRCPPDMFSDWVKLQNFYEGLNLEARKGLDYSSGGSLNMMKTAEEAQDLIEIVANNQYYYSSERQHNPAPKKGVMELEGVDVILAQNKLMHQQIQQQMEIITKRMDGLQLASVNTTNQSSLEWGQGEGTTVEQPQEQVQYMQNTSNSQDEFNGNTYNPSWKNHPNLKWGENHWQKNNNHNHNRNTNNQNHHATNTNQYRKTQNTYQPPHNNSQTHQNNFPVPTSNSQNYHTNPPNNFQQQSTPIISTPIISPIDHHETRISNFEATLQALAQTTQALIKGQKEHEATMKSIERQVGQLAKQAERPTNVLPSDTIPNPREECKALQLRSGKVVGESSNKEAMKPKEQDTVEKQVERQDEEKASTSKKSKEAVKPQGKPPSQESNHDNKENVKLQQENKNEGVKAYVPKLPYPTRIHKGAKDQQFPRFLEIFKKLEINIPLVEALEQMPLYAKFLKELITKKRSWQEKETVILTQECSAIIQKGLPPKLKDPGSFLIPCTIGSMAIDKLLCDLGASINLMPLTMMKKMMIEELKPTRMSLQLADRSIKIPNGVVENLLVKVGNFIFPADFVVLYMDEEGNNSVILGRPFLATARTIIDVEKGEMIFRVHDEQMTINVFKAMQHPVEKESCMRIDVVDSLVEEVLETNH